The Pseudomonas allokribbensis genome has a window encoding:
- the hemW gene encoding radical SAM family heme chaperone HemW codes for MTDSSSASSLIIGGAASSSRAPLPTLPPLALYIHIPWCVRKCPYCDFNSHTASPVLPEQEYVDAMLADLDQDLHAVYGRELSSIFFGGGTPSLFSAEALGRLLEGVKQRIPFADDIEITLEANPGTFEQEKFVAYRKLGINRLSIGIQSFQQEKLKALGRIHNGDEAIRAAGMARQAGFDNFNLDLMHGLPDQSLDDALSDLRQAIELKPTHISWYQLTLEPNTVFWNQPPVLPEDDTLWDIQEAGQALLAEHGYAQYEVSAYAQPGRPARHNLNYWSFGDFIGIGAGAHGKLSHPDGRIVRTWKTRLPKDYLNPAKSFQAGEKALTNDEMPFEFLMNALRLTAGVESRLYPERTGLPLESLDEHRREAEQSGLLQVEPSRLAATERGQLFLNDLLQKFLN; via the coding sequence ATGACCGATAGCTCCTCCGCGTCGTCGCTGATCATCGGCGGCGCCGCCTCCTCGTCTCGGGCGCCGTTGCCGACGCTGCCGCCCCTGGCGCTGTACATCCACATCCCGTGGTGTGTGCGCAAATGCCCGTATTGCGACTTCAACTCCCACACCGCCAGCCCGGTGCTACCAGAGCAGGAATACGTCGACGCGATGCTGGCCGACCTCGACCAGGATCTGCACGCGGTGTATGGCCGTGAGCTGAGTTCGATCTTCTTTGGCGGCGGCACACCGAGCCTGTTCAGTGCCGAAGCCCTCGGCCGCTTGCTCGAAGGCGTGAAACAGCGCATTCCGTTTGCCGATGACATCGAAATCACCCTGGAAGCCAACCCCGGGACTTTCGAGCAAGAGAAGTTCGTCGCCTACCGCAAACTGGGGATCAATCGCCTGTCGATCGGTATCCAGAGCTTCCAGCAGGAAAAGCTCAAGGCCCTCGGCCGCATCCACAACGGCGACGAAGCCATCCGCGCCGCCGGCATGGCGCGCCAGGCCGGGTTCGATAACTTCAACCTCGACTTGATGCACGGCTTGCCGGATCAGTCGCTGGACGATGCCTTGAGCGATCTGCGTCAGGCGATCGAGCTGAAGCCAACGCACATTTCCTGGTATCAGCTGACACTGGAGCCGAACACCGTGTTCTGGAACCAGCCGCCAGTGCTGCCGGAAGACGACACGCTGTGGGACATTCAGGAGGCCGGACAGGCGCTGCTGGCCGAACACGGTTACGCGCAGTACGAAGTCTCCGCCTATGCGCAGCCCGGTCGCCCGGCGCGGCATAACCTCAATTACTGGAGCTTCGGCGACTTCATCGGTATCGGCGCCGGCGCTCACGGCAAACTCAGCCACCCGGACGGGCGGATCGTGCGCACCTGGAAGACGCGCTTGCCGAAGGACTACCTCAACCCGGCCAAAAGCTTTCAGGCCGGCGAGAAAGCCCTGACTAACGACGAGATGCCGTTCGAGTTCCTGATGAACGCCCTGCGCCTGACTGCCGGCGTCGAATCACGCCTGTACCCCGAGCGCACCGGCCTGCCGCTGGAGAGCCTCGACGAACACCGCCGCGAGGCCGAACAAAGCGGTCTGTTGCAGGTCGAACCGTCACGTCTGGCGGCCACCGAGCGCGGACAACTGTTCCTCAATGACTTGCTGCAGAAATTTCTGAACTGA
- a CDS encoding DUF167 domain-containing protein, with protein MSWFRWDGDDLILECHLQPAARSDDFCGLHGDRLKIRLTAPPVEGKANAYLMGFLAKAFGVSKSQVSLISGELNRQKRVRIHAPKKLPDLPGLQHP; from the coding sequence GTGAGCTGGTTTCGTTGGGACGGTGACGACTTGATCCTCGAGTGTCACCTGCAACCGGCAGCCCGCAGCGATGATTTCTGCGGGCTGCACGGCGACCGCTTGAAGATCCGCCTGACCGCGCCGCCGGTCGAGGGCAAGGCCAATGCGTACCTGATGGGGTTTCTGGCCAAGGCTTTTGGAGTCTCCAAGAGCCAGGTCAGCCTGATCAGCGGTGAGTTGAACCGGCAGAAACGTGTGCGCATCCACGCCCCCAAAAAACTGCCGGATTTGCCGGGGCTTCAACACCCCTGA
- the proC gene encoding pyrroline-5-carboxylate reductase: MSNTRIAFIGAGNMAASLIGGLRAKGLEAASIRASDPGEETRNRVSAEHGIETFADNAQAIDGADVVVLAVKPQAMKAVCEAIRPSLKPNQLVVSIAAGITCASMTAWLGEQPIVRCMPNTPALLRQGVSGLYATSEVSAEQRQQAEELLSAVGIALWLNEEQQLDAVTAVSGSGPAYFFLLIEAMTAAGVKLGLPKETAEQLTLQTALGAAHMAVSSDVDAAELRRRVTSPAGTTEAAIKSFQAGGFEALVEKALGAAAHRSAEMAEQLGK, from the coding sequence ATGAGCAACACGCGTATTGCCTTTATCGGTGCCGGCAACATGGCCGCCAGCCTGATCGGCGGCCTGCGGGCCAAGGGTCTGGAAGCCGCATCGATCCGCGCCAGCGATCCGGGCGAAGAGACCCGCAACCGGGTCAGCGCCGAGCACGGCATCGAAACCTTCGCCGACAACGCCCAGGCCATCGACGGTGCCGACGTTGTCGTGCTGGCGGTCAAGCCACAGGCCATGAAAGCCGTGTGCGAAGCGATCCGCCCGAGCCTGAAACCGAATCAACTGGTGGTGTCGATTGCCGCCGGCATCACCTGCGCCAGCATGACCGCATGGCTCGGCGAACAACCAATCGTGCGCTGCATGCCCAACACCCCGGCGCTGCTGCGTCAGGGCGTGAGCGGCTTGTACGCCACCAGCGAAGTGAGCGCCGAACAGCGCCAACAGGCTGAAGAGCTGCTGTCCGCCGTGGGCATCGCCCTGTGGCTGAACGAAGAGCAACAACTGGACGCGGTCACCGCTGTCTCCGGTTCCGGCCCGGCGTACTTCTTCCTGCTGATCGAAGCCATGACCGCCGCTGGCGTCAAACTCGGTCTGCCGAAGGAAACCGCCGAGCAACTGACCCTGCAAACCGCACTGGGCGCCGCGCACATGGCCGTGTCCAGCGACGTCGACGCCGCCGAACTGCGCCGCCGCGTGACCTCGCCAGCGGGCACCACTGAAGCGGCGATCAAATCGTTCCAGGCCGGCGGCTTCGAAGCCCTGGTGGAAAAAGCACTCGGCGCCGCCGCGCACCGCTCGGCCGAAATGGCCGAACAACTGGGCAAATAA
- a CDS encoding RNA 2'-phosphotransferase, whose protein sequence is MSKKLLDETSKFLSFVLRHEPQAIGLTLDSEGWADIDALINGAARDGRTLDRTLIENVVASSDKKRFSISADGQSIRAVQGHSTKSVELQFEEKQPPETLYHGTATRFMDSINEQGLIPGSRHHVHLSQETATASAVGQRYGTVVILKVAARQMQEQGFKFYQAENGVWLTERVPAEFLSTV, encoded by the coding sequence ATGAGCAAGAAACTGTTGGACGAAACAAGCAAATTTCTCAGCTTCGTGCTGCGTCATGAGCCACAGGCGATCGGCCTGACGCTGGATTCCGAAGGCTGGGCAGACATCGACGCCTTGATCAATGGCGCGGCGCGGGACGGCAGAACGCTGGATCGCACGCTGATTGAAAACGTCGTGGCGAGCAGTGACAAGAAGCGCTTTTCGATCTCCGCCGACGGTCAGTCGATTCGTGCGGTTCAGGGACACTCGACGAAAAGCGTGGAGCTGCAGTTCGAAGAAAAGCAGCCTCCGGAAACGCTGTATCACGGCACGGCGACACGTTTCATGGACTCGATCAACGAGCAGGGATTGATCCCGGGATCACGCCATCACGTGCACCTTTCTCAGGAAACCGCTACCGCCTCGGCGGTTGGGCAACGTTACGGAACGGTGGTGATTCTGAAGGTTGCAGCGCGGCAGATGCAGGAACAGGGTTTCAAGTTCTATCAGGCCGAGAATGGCGTCTGGCTGACCGAGCGGGTTCCGGCTGAATTTCTTTCAACGGTGTAA
- a CDS encoding DUF4426 domain-containing protein, with amino-acid sequence MGRLITALLAACLSLSAIAADVIKGERQETFGDVTVHYNTFNSTYLQPDIAKAAELIRSKNQGVINVSVIKDGKPLIANVTGTVKDLTSQSVPLKFRQITEQGAIYYIAQYPVEQQETRTFEIKVQNGDKINTINFNQELFPGE; translated from the coding sequence ATGGGACGCTTGATTACCGCGCTATTGGCCGCCTGCCTGAGCCTGTCGGCCATCGCTGCCGACGTCATCAAGGGCGAGCGCCAGGAAACCTTCGGCGACGTGACGGTGCACTACAACACCTTCAACTCGACCTACCTGCAACCGGACATTGCCAAGGCCGCCGAGCTGATTCGCAGCAAGAATCAGGGCGTGATCAATGTCTCGGTGATCAAGGACGGCAAGCCGTTGATCGCCAATGTCACCGGCACGGTCAAAGACCTGACCAGCCAGAGCGTGCCGCTGAAATTCCGCCAGATCACCGAACAGGGCGCGATCTATTACATCGCCCAGTACCCGGTGGAACAGCAGGAAACCCGCACCTTTGAAATCAAGGTGCAGAACGGCGACAAGATCAACACCATCAATTTCAACCAAGAGCTTTTCCCCGGCGAATGA
- a CDS encoding type IV pilus twitching motility protein PilT yields MDITELLAFSAKQGASDLHLSAGLPPMIRVDGDVRRINLPALDHKQVHELIYDIMNDTQRVEFEKHLETDFSFEVPGVARFRVNAFNQNRGAGAVFRTIPSKVLSMEDLAMGDVFRKITDAPRGLVLVTGPTGSGKSTTLAAMIDYLNTHRHHHILTIEDPIEFVHESRKCLINQREVHRDTRSFATALRSALREDPDVILVGEMRDLETIRLALTAAETGHLVFGTLHTTSAAKTIDRVVDVFPGDEKSMVRSMLSESLLAVVSQTLIKKIGGGRVAAHEIMLGTSAIRNLIREDKVAQMYSAIQTGGSLGMQTLDMCLKDLVTKGLISREHAREKARTPDNF; encoded by the coding sequence ATGGATATCACTGAACTGCTGGCCTTCAGCGCCAAACAGGGCGCTTCCGACCTGCACCTGTCGGCCGGACTGCCGCCGATGATCCGCGTGGATGGCGATGTGCGACGGATCAATCTGCCGGCGCTGGATCACAAGCAGGTGCATGAGCTGATCTACGACATCATGAACGACACCCAACGGGTGGAGTTTGAGAAACATCTGGAAACCGACTTTTCCTTCGAAGTGCCCGGCGTGGCGCGTTTTCGGGTCAACGCCTTCAACCAGAACCGTGGCGCCGGCGCCGTGTTCCGCACCATTCCGTCGAAAGTGCTGAGCATGGAAGACCTCGCCATGGGCGACGTCTTTCGCAAGATCACCGACGCCCCGCGCGGGCTGGTGCTGGTGACGGGGCCGACCGGTTCCGGCAAGTCCACCACGCTGGCGGCGATGATCGATTACCTCAACACCCACCGTCATCACCACATCCTGACCATCGAAGACCCCATCGAATTCGTTCACGAATCGCGCAAATGCCTGATCAATCAGCGTGAGGTCCATCGCGATACCCGCAGTTTCGCCACGGCGTTGCGTTCAGCGCTGCGTGAAGACCCGGACGTGATCCTGGTGGGCGAGATGCGCGATCTGGAAACCATCCGCCTGGCGTTGACCGCTGCCGAAACCGGGCACCTGGTGTTCGGCACGCTGCACACCACGTCGGCGGCCAAGACCATCGACCGGGTGGTGGACGTGTTCCCGGGGGATGAGAAGTCCATGGTGCGCTCGATGTTGTCCGAGTCGCTGCTGGCCGTGGTGTCGCAGACGCTGATCAAGAAGATCGGCGGCGGGCGGGTAGCGGCGCACGAGATCATGCTCGGCACGTCGGCGATCCGTAACCTGATCCGCGAGGACAAGGTGGCGCAGATGTATTCGGCGATTCAGACCGGCGGATCGCTGGGGATGCAGACACTCGACATGTGCCTGAAGGATCTGGTGACCAAGGGCCTGATCAGTCGCGAACATGCGCGGGAGAAGGCGCGGACACCGGATAATTTCTAG
- the rdgB gene encoding RdgB/HAM1 family non-canonical purine NTP pyrophosphatase, with amino-acid sequence MMNLKQLVLASHNAGKLKELQAMLGESVQLRSIGEFSSVEPEETGLSFVENAILKARNAARISGLPALADDSGLAVDFLGGAPGIYSARYADGKGDAANNAKLLDALKDVPEAERGAQFVCVLALVRHADDPLPILCEGLWHGRILTAASGEHGFGYDPLFWVPERNVSSAELSPSDKNQISHRARAMDLLRLRLGLK; translated from the coding sequence ATGATGAACCTCAAGCAACTCGTACTGGCCAGCCATAACGCCGGCAAACTCAAGGAACTCCAGGCCATGCTCGGCGAATCGGTGCAATTGCGCTCGATCGGCGAGTTCAGCAGCGTGGAGCCGGAAGAGACCGGCCTGTCGTTCGTCGAGAACGCGATCCTCAAGGCCCGCAATGCCGCGCGCATCTCCGGGCTGCCGGCGCTGGCCGACGATTCGGGGCTGGCGGTGGATTTCCTCGGCGGTGCGCCGGGCATCTACTCGGCGCGCTACGCCGACGGCAAGGGCGACGCGGCGAACAACGCCAAGCTGCTCGACGCCTTGAAGGATGTGCCGGAAGCCGAGCGCGGCGCGCAGTTCGTCTGCGTGCTGGCCTTGGTGCGTCACGCTGACGATCCGCTGCCGATTCTTTGCGAAGGCCTGTGGCACGGGCGCATCCTGACCGCCGCCAGCGGTGAACACGGTTTCGGCTATGACCCGCTGTTCTGGGTCCCGGAGCGTAACGTGTCCAGTGCCGAGCTGAGCCCGAGCGACAAGAACCAGATCAGCCACCGCGCCCGTGCAATGGATCTGCTGCGCCTGCGTCTGGGCTTGAAATGA
- the metW gene encoding methionine biosynthesis protein MetW, producing MRADLEIIQEWIPAGSRVLDLGCGDGELLTWLRDHKQVTGYGLENDPDNIAECVAKGINVIEQDLDKGLGNFASNSFDVVVMTQALQAVHYPDKILDEMLRVGRQCIITFPNFGHWRCRWYLASKGRMPVSEFLPYTWYNTPNIHFCTFEDFEELCREREAKVIDRLAVDQQHRHGWASKLWPNLLGEIGIYRVSSPGLQDHRIAV from the coding sequence ATGAGAGCTGATCTGGAAATCATCCAGGAATGGATCCCCGCCGGCAGCCGCGTGCTCGACCTCGGCTGCGGTGACGGCGAGTTGCTGACCTGGCTGCGCGACCACAAGCAGGTCACCGGTTATGGCCTGGAAAACGACCCGGACAACATCGCCGAGTGCGTGGCCAAGGGCATCAACGTCATCGAACAGGACCTGGACAAGGGCCTGGGCAACTTCGCCAGCAACAGCTTCGACGTGGTGGTGATGACCCAGGCCCTGCAAGCCGTGCACTACCCGGACAAGATCCTCGACGAAATGCTGCGGGTCGGTCGCCAGTGCATCATCACCTTCCCCAACTTCGGCCACTGGCGCTGCCGCTGGTACTTGGCGAGCAAGGGCCGGATGCCAGTGTCCGAGTTCCTGCCGTACACCTGGTACAACACGCCGAACATTCACTTCTGCACCTTCGAAGACTTTGAAGAACTTTGCCGCGAACGTGAGGCGAAGGTCATTGATCGGCTTGCCGTGGATCAACAGCACCGCCACGGGTGGGCCAGTAAGCTATGGCCTAATCTGTTAGGTGAGATCGGTATCTACCGCGTCAGCAGCCCGGGGCTGCAGGATCACAGAATCGCGGTCTGA
- the metX gene encoding homoserine O-succinyltransferase MetX yields the protein MPAAFPPDSVGLVTPETAHFSEPLALACGRSLAAYDLIYETYGTLNAQASNAVLICHALSGHHHAAGYHSVDDRKPGWWDSCIGPGKPIDTNKFFVVSLNNLGGCNGSTGPSSLNPETGKPFGADFPVLTVEDWVHSQARLADLLGIGQWAAVIGGSLGGMQALQWTITYPDRVRHCLAIASAPKLSAQNIAFNEVARQAILTDPEFHGGSFQEQGVIPKRGLMLARMVGHITYLSDDSMGEKFGRGLKSEKLNYDFHSVEFQVESYLRYQGEEFSGRFDANTYLLMTKALDYFDPAANFDDNLAKTFEGAKAKFCVMSFTTDWRFSPARSRELVDALMAARKDVSYLEIDAPQGHDAFLIPIPRYLQAFGNYMNRITL from the coding sequence ATGCCAGCTGCCTTTCCCCCCGATTCTGTTGGTCTGGTGACGCCGGAAACGGCGCACTTCAGCGAACCGCTGGCCCTGGCCTGCGGCCGTTCGCTGGCCGCTTATGACCTGATCTACGAAACCTACGGCACGCTGAACGCGCAAGCGAGCAACGCCGTGTTGATCTGCCACGCCTTGTCCGGCCACCACCATGCCGCCGGCTACCACAGCGTCGACGACCGCAAGCCCGGTTGGTGGGACAGCTGCATCGGCCCCGGCAAACCGATCGACACCAACAAGTTCTTCGTGGTCAGCCTGAACAACCTCGGCGGCTGCAACGGCTCCACCGGCCCGAGCAGCCTCAACCCGGAAACCGGCAAACCGTTCGGCGCCGACTTCCCGGTGCTGACCGTGGAAGACTGGGTGCACAGCCAGGCACGCCTCGCCGACCTGCTCGGCATCGGCCAGTGGGCCGCAGTGATCGGTGGCAGCCTCGGCGGCATGCAGGCGCTGCAATGGACCATCACGTATCCGGATCGCGTGCGCCACTGCCTGGCCATCGCCTCGGCCCCCAAGCTGTCGGCGCAGAACATCGCCTTCAACGAAGTGGCGCGCCAGGCGATTCTCACCGACCCGGAATTCCACGGCGGCTCGTTCCAGGAACAGGGCGTGATCCCCAAGCGCGGGCTGATGCTGGCGCGGATGGTCGGGCACATCACCTACCTGTCCGACGACTCCATGGGCGAGAAATTCGGCCGTGGCCTGAAGAGCGAAAAGCTCAACTACGACTTCCACAGCGTCGAGTTCCAGGTCGAAAGCTACCTGCGCTATCAGGGCGAAGAGTTCTCCGGGCGCTTCGATGCCAACACGTATCTGTTGATGACCAAGGCGCTGGATTACTTCGATCCGGCGGCGAACTTCGACGATAACCTGGCGAAAACCTTCGAAGGTGCCAAAGCGAAGTTCTGCGTGATGTCGTTCACCACCGACTGGCGCTTCTCCCCGGCCCGATCGCGGGAACTGGTGGACGCGCTGATGGCCGCGCGCAAGGACGTCAGCTACCTGGAAATCGATGCGCCGCAGGGCCACGACGCCTTCCTGATTCCGATCCCGCGCTATTTGCAGGCGTTCGGCAATTACATGAACCGCATTACGTTGTGA
- a CDS encoding DUF3392 domain-containing protein — translation MDLILDLLATVSRWSRSNLSEIALALVGCLLVLFGADFKAWVDQRLGSIAGALRVPLMALLCLIGSGAALIYATPWVVKGLSQFNNYSLAPVLLVVLVLIGVVADRR, via the coding sequence ATGGATTTGATTCTCGACCTGCTCGCCACCGTGTCCCGCTGGAGTCGCAGCAACCTCTCGGAAATCGCGCTGGCCCTGGTGGGCTGCCTGCTGGTGCTGTTCGGCGCTGACTTCAAGGCCTGGGTCGACCAGCGCCTGGGCAGCATCGCCGGCGCCCTGCGCGTCCCGCTGATGGCCCTGCTCTGCCTGATCGGCAGCGGCGCGGCACTGATCTACGCCACGCCTTGGGTGGTGAAGGGCTTGAGCCAGTTCAACAACTACAGCCTGGCACCGGTGTTGTTGGTGGTGCTCGTTTTGATCGGCGTAGTCGCGGATCGCCGCTGA
- a CDS encoding YggT family protein yields MIGLNTAAVYVLQTLGSLYLLIVLLRFVLQLVRANFYNPLCQFVVKATQPLLKPLRRIIPSVFGLDMSSLVLAILVQLALMALTLLLTYGTTGNPLQLFIWSIIGVTALFLKIFFFALIISVILSWVAPGSHNPGAELVNQICEPALAPFRRFLPSMGGLDLSPIFAFLALKLIDMLVINNLAAMTMMPEILRLLM; encoded by the coding sequence ATGATTGGATTGAACACTGCAGCGGTCTACGTGCTGCAAACCCTCGGCAGCCTGTACCTGCTGATCGTGCTGCTGCGCTTTGTCCTGCAACTGGTGCGGGCGAACTTCTACAACCCGCTGTGCCAGTTCGTGGTCAAGGCTACCCAGCCGCTGCTCAAGCCACTGCGCCGGATCATCCCGAGCGTCTTCGGCCTCGACATGTCGTCGCTGGTGCTGGCAATCCTCGTGCAACTGGCACTGATGGCGCTGACCCTGCTGCTGACCTACGGCACCACCGGCAACCCGCTACAACTGTTCATCTGGTCGATCATCGGCGTGACCGCGCTGTTCCTGAAGATTTTCTTCTTCGCCCTGATCATCAGCGTGATCCTGTCGTGGGTCGCTCCGGGCAGCCATAACCCGGGCGCCGAGCTGGTGAACCAGATTTGCGAACCTGCCCTGGCGCCGTTCCGCCGCTTCCTGCCGAGCATGGGCGGTCTGGACCTGTCGCCGATCTTCGCCTTCCTCGCGCTGAAGCTGATCGACATGCTGGTGATCAACAACCTCGCGGCGATGACGATGATGCCGGAAATTCTGCGCCTGTTGATGTGA
- a CDS encoding NINE protein translates to MNSYQLPRVKEKDTHSKVIGYLLWIFGFTGSHRFYYGKPVTGTIWFFTFGLLGIGWLIDVFLIPAMDREADLRFAAGPIEYNVAWILLTFLGVFGVHRMYQGKWITGLLYLLTGGLFFIGVLYDFWTLNDQVSLRNAEGRGAFQ, encoded by the coding sequence ATGAACAGCTATCAGCTACCCCGTGTGAAGGAAAAAGACACCCATAGCAAAGTGATCGGTTACCTGCTGTGGATCTTCGGTTTTACCGGCTCTCACCGCTTCTATTACGGCAAGCCGGTGACCGGAACGATCTGGTTTTTCACCTTCGGGCTACTGGGGATCGGCTGGCTGATCGACGTGTTCCTGATCCCGGCGATGGATCGGGAAGCGGATCTGCGATTTGCTGCGGGGCCGATCGAATACAACGTGGCGTGGATCCTGCTGACGTTCCTCGGGGTGTTCGGTGTGCACCGGATGTACCAGGGCAAGTGGATCACAGGCTTGCTGTACCTGCTGACCGGCGGATTGTTCTTTATTGGCGTGCTGTATGACTTCTGGACGCTGAACGATCAGGTGTCGCTGCGTAATGCCGAAGGGCGGGGCGCCTTTCAGTAA
- a CDS encoding YggS family pyridoxal phosphate-dependent enzyme: MSTIADNISLVSSRIQAAVKAAGRDENSVQLLAVSKTKPAEALREAYAAGLRDFGENYLQEALGKQLELADLPLIWHFIGPIQSNKTRSIAEHFAWVHSVDRLKIAQRLSEQRPAELPPLNICIQVNVSGEASKSGCTPADLPALAQAISALPRLKLRGLMAIPEPTDDRAEQDAAFAAVQKLQASLDLPLDTLSMGMSHDLESAIAQGATWVRIGTALFGARDYSQS, translated from the coding sequence ATGTCCACGATAGCAGACAACATCTCACTGGTTAGTTCGCGCATTCAGGCAGCCGTCAAAGCCGCCGGCCGCGATGAAAACAGCGTCCAACTGCTGGCCGTGAGCAAGACCAAACCCGCCGAAGCCCTGCGCGAAGCGTACGCCGCCGGCCTGCGCGACTTTGGCGAGAACTATCTGCAGGAAGCCCTGGGCAAACAGCTCGAACTGGCCGACCTGCCCTTGATCTGGCACTTCATCGGCCCCATTCAGTCGAACAAGACCCGCTCGATTGCCGAGCATTTCGCCTGGGTGCATTCCGTGGATCGCCTGAAAATCGCCCAACGCCTGTCCGAACAACGCCCGGCGGAGCTGCCGCCACTGAATATCTGCATTCAGGTCAACGTCAGCGGTGAAGCCAGCAAGTCCGGCTGCACCCCGGCCGACCTGCCGGCGCTGGCCCAGGCCATCAGCGCCCTGCCGCGCCTGAAGCTGCGCGGGCTGATGGCGATTCCCGAGCCGACCGACGATCGCGCCGAGCAAGACGCCGCATTCGCCGCTGTTCAGAAGCTGCAGGCCAGCCTCGATCTGCCGCTCGACACACTTTCCATGGGCATGAGCCACGACCTCGAGTCGGCCATTGCCCAGGGCGCCACCTGGGTCCGTATCGGTACGGCCCTGTTTGGCGCTCGCGACTACTCCCAATCTTGA
- a CDS encoding lipid II-degrading bacteriocin — MKNGLTLPPIVTRGTTGNSGGFTVDSGFRWGSYATADWQGAGEAIVTNDGQTYSLPLSNGPVITSAEMDMFHAWLEMKSGIKAFTYELQMVNKAINNDALGGIRDLWRITESDNYLLSNATIISHGYFKNKVINFSLADAFAAQQKLSAIEALIKVSATAPYNLNYETLTTELSGGTFSPIKAFAHYLWGNGERMRVNINNIGLNVRANELPLLASSIASTREAGTYYLSDPKIPYATINDSNVTGAYLGRITLKMEGNFSRDKAGSWVFDGAIRAYTDTYDFDASNRSTALELLTTAGRVFSGTHYEIDIFGEHKIRLSGTGFHPTP; from the coding sequence ATGAAAAATGGACTTACGCTTCCCCCTATTGTCACCAGAGGCACAACAGGAAATTCTGGCGGATTTACAGTCGACTCCGGTTTCAGATGGGGATCCTACGCAACAGCAGATTGGCAGGGAGCAGGAGAGGCCATTGTCACCAATGACGGTCAAACCTATTCACTACCACTGAGCAATGGCCCAGTCATAACCTCAGCAGAAATGGACATGTTCCATGCCTGGCTTGAAATGAAATCCGGAATTAAAGCCTTCACCTATGAACTGCAAATGGTGAACAAGGCAATTAACAACGACGCTTTAGGTGGAATTCGGGACCTTTGGAGAATCACGGAAAGCGACAACTATTTACTCAGCAACGCCACCATTATCAGCCATGGTTATTTCAAGAACAAAGTCATCAACTTCAGTTTGGCTGATGCATTTGCAGCACAGCAGAAACTCAGTGCCATAGAAGCTTTGATAAAGGTTTCCGCGACTGCTCCGTACAACCTGAATTACGAAACACTCACAACCGAGCTTTCCGGAGGTACTTTCAGCCCGATCAAAGCCTTTGCTCATTACCTCTGGGGAAATGGTGAGAGGATGAGGGTCAACATCAACAATATTGGCCTGAATGTCAGAGCCAACGAACTGCCACTGCTGGCAAGCTCTATCGCGAGCACTCGAGAAGCAGGCACTTATTACTTATCTGACCCGAAGATCCCTTACGCCACCATTAATGACAGCAATGTCACCGGGGCTTATCTAGGAAGAATAACGTTAAAGATGGAAGGAAACTTTTCACGCGACAAAGCAGGATCCTGGGTTTTCGACGGTGCAATCAGAGCCTATACTGACACTTACGACTTCGACGCAAGCAACAGATCAACTGCCCTTGAGTTATTAACAACAGCAGGCAGAGTATTTTCCGGAACACATTACGAAATCGACATTTTCGGCGAGCATAAAATAAGGCTGAGCGGAACTGGATTTCACCCCACCCCGTGA
- a CDS encoding C40 family peptidase, whose product MRPFFKTWLTICLLMPLAAHATNREQRLPNVNGFTPKSHASAPSNKGKQTKHTTLASKSHGKLVPPMANKESSNVLSRAVNVLGTPYRWGGSSPSKGFDCSGLVKYAFNDATFDLPRTSNAMASGHGEKVERKDLKPGDLIFFNIKSRRVNHVAIYLGNDRFIHAPRRGKAVSIDTLNKPYWEQHYVVAKRVLPKEPGGKQMRVVQR is encoded by the coding sequence ATGCGTCCATTTTTCAAGACATGGCTAACCATTTGCCTATTAATGCCACTGGCCGCCCACGCCACCAATCGTGAGCAACGTCTTCCCAACGTCAACGGCTTCACCCCTAAATCCCATGCCTCTGCTCCATCGAACAAAGGCAAGCAAACGAAACACACCACGCTCGCCAGCAAGAGTCACGGCAAGCTGGTCCCACCGATGGCGAACAAGGAAAGCAGCAACGTCCTCAGTCGCGCGGTGAACGTCCTCGGTACACCTTACCGTTGGGGCGGCAGCAGCCCAAGTAAAGGCTTCGATTGCAGCGGTCTGGTGAAATACGCGTTCAACGACGCGACTTTCGACCTGCCCCGCACCTCGAATGCCATGGCCAGCGGCCACGGCGAGAAAGTCGAGCGCAAGGATCTCAAGCCTGGCGACCTGATTTTCTTCAACATCAAGAGCCGTCGGGTCAATCACGTTGCCATCTACCTGGGCAACGACCGCTTCATCCACGCGCCGCGTCGTGGTAAAGCGGTGAGCATCGATACGCTGAACAAGCCGTATTGGGAACAGCATTACGTGGTAGCCAAGCGCGTGCTGCCGAAAGAACCAGGTGGCAAGCAGATGCGCGTGGTTCAGCGCTGA